In the genome of Parus major isolate Abel chromosome 2, Parus_major1.1, whole genome shotgun sequence, one region contains:
- the AKAIN1 gene encoding A-kinase anchor protein inhibitor 1 — translation MVFAPGEKPGTEQDEVKLQIASKQIVQTAILRAVQQVSQESQQKEKRTNTSTSLQLERGKLTKKHEKK, via the coding sequence GTGAGAAGCCAGGGACGGAGCAAGATGAAGTTAAGCTGCAGATTGCCAGCAAGCAGATTGTGCAGACTGCTATCCTCCGAGCAGTGCAACAAGTTTCCCAGGAGAGCCAGCAAAAGGAGAAGCGAACAAACACCAGTACAAGCCTCCAACTAGAACGAGGAAAACTAACCAAGAAGCATGAAAAGAAGTAA